Proteins from a single region of Parambassis ranga chromosome 16, fParRan2.1, whole genome shotgun sequence:
- the yrdc gene encoding threonylcarbamoyl-AMP synthase — protein sequence MKSVCSIAAEIITSRGSHSSAAARRLGAEMCKELKTKVLRLMPHAANGPMVHQEGQTDGAEILTCTVKALKEGHIVAVPTDTIYGLACLAQNSEAVRKTYNIKGRNGQKPLAICVGEIQDIYEYCKVKVKKELLHDLLPGPVTLVFERSEVLNADLNPFTSLVGVRIPDHTFMRRLCQMCGEPLALTSANISSHTSTIEVHEFQELWPKLAVVVDGGPIGDHCRLGSTVVDLSVVGRYRIIRPGCAFSSTVDVLERKYGLSQDLRDE from the exons ATGAAGTCAGTGTGCAGCATCGCAGCTGAAATAATCACATCCAGAGGATCTCACAGTTCGGCCGCGGCTCGTCGACTCGGAGCGGAGATGTGTAAAGAGCTCAAGACCAAAGTGCTGCGTTTGATGCCGCACGCCGCCAACGGGCCGATGGTTCACCAGGAGGGTCAAACAG ATGGTGCTGAAATCCTGACTTGCACAGTGAAGGCTCTGAAAGAGGGTCACATTGTTGCTGTGCCCACAGACACCATATACGGCCTGGCTTGTCTGGCCCAAAACTCAGAAGCTGTCAGAAAAACGTATAATATAAAAGGACGAAATGGGCAGAAACCTCTGGCCATTTGTGTTGGAGAAATCCAGGATATCTATGA GTACTGTAAGGTGAAGGTGAAGAAAGAGTTGTTACACGACCTGCTGCCTGGTCCTGTCACTCTGGTCTTTGAAAGGTCTGAGGTTCTAAACGCAGATCTCAACCCCTTTACTTCG CTCGTAGGTGTACGGATCCCAGATCACACCTTCATGCGGCGCCTTTGCCAGATGTGTGGCGAACCGCTCGCACTTACCAGCGCCAACATCAGCTCACACACCAGCACCATTGAAGTACAT GAGTTTCAGGAGCTTTGGCCTAAACTAGCTGTGGTGGTGGACGGTGGACCTATAGGAGACCATTGTCGCCTTGGATCAACAGTGGTCGACCTATCAGTGGTTGGGAGATACCGCATCATCAGACCTGGCTG CGCCTTTTCTTCGACGGTTGATGTGCTGGAACGTAAATACGGACTGTCACAGGACTTGCGGGAtgaatga